In the Brucella anthropi ATCC 49188 genome, one interval contains:
- a CDS encoding agmatine deiminase family protein translates to MMTRRQTLLGAAAAAVAMSTQSQRGQAEGQSARSAGFWYPEETEPHERTFMQWPVNPTVYDDPDFLDDIQKTIAKIANTIAEFEPVVMLAAAQHHRAVRKLVSRNVELWDIPTDDLWCRDSGPSFVVNGKGGLAVTQFNFNGWGNKQTHGADGQIAARIAERLGLQVFDTGLVGEAGGVETDGHGTLIAHESTFVNGNRNRGSKAEIEKMLLDTMGARKMIWAPGIIGADITDYHIDALARFVKPGQLVIQMGDKIDPDDPWSAAAFETHDILAAATDAEGRKLDMVILPEPYNIRSKSHDFVSSYVNYYVCNGAVIAAEFGDRKADERAAAILAKLYPGREIVTLNIDPVGEVGGGIHCATHEQPKV, encoded by the coding sequence TGGGTGCTGCCGCTGCTGCCGTTGCTATGTCTACGCAGTCACAGAGAGGGCAGGCTGAAGGTCAATCGGCTCGTTCTGCCGGTTTTTGGTATCCGGAAGAAACAGAACCGCATGAACGCACTTTCATGCAATGGCCGGTGAATCCGACGGTCTATGACGATCCTGATTTTCTGGATGACATTCAGAAAACGATCGCGAAAATCGCCAACACCATTGCTGAATTCGAGCCGGTCGTGATGCTGGCGGCGGCACAGCACCACCGCGCAGTTCGCAAGCTTGTGTCGCGGAATGTGGAATTATGGGACATTCCAACCGATGATTTGTGGTGCCGTGATTCCGGTCCCTCCTTTGTCGTGAATGGCAAGGGTGGTCTCGCCGTCACGCAGTTCAACTTCAACGGTTGGGGCAACAAGCAGACCCATGGGGCAGACGGTCAGATCGCCGCGCGGATAGCCGAACGGCTGGGGTTGCAGGTTTTCGACACCGGGCTGGTGGGGGAAGCCGGCGGTGTTGAAACCGACGGCCATGGCACGCTGATCGCTCATGAAAGCACCTTCGTCAATGGCAATCGCAATCGGGGCAGCAAAGCGGAAATCGAGAAGATGCTGCTGGATACGATGGGCGCCCGCAAGATGATCTGGGCGCCCGGAATCATTGGTGCCGATATCACCGATTATCATATCGATGCGCTTGCCCGTTTTGTTAAGCCGGGACAGCTGGTAATCCAGATGGGAGATAAGATCGATCCCGACGACCCCTGGTCGGCTGCTGCCTTCGAAACGCACGACATTCTGGCCGCAGCCACCGATGCTGAGGGTCGCAAACTCGATATGGTTATTCTGCCGGAGCCTTATAATATCCGCTCGAAAAGCCACGATTTCGTGTCTTCCTATGTCAATTACTACGTTTGTAACGGCGCGGTGATAGCTGCCGAGTTCGGGGATCGTAAAGCCGATGAACGGGCTGCTGCTATTCTTGCAAAACTGTATCCCGGTCGGGAGATTGTTACATTGAATATCGATCCAGTGGGTGAGGTTGGCGGTGGTATCCATTGTGCCACCCATGAGCAACCCAAGGTCTGA
- the rpmA gene encoding 50S ribosomal protein L27, whose translation MAHKKAGGSSRNGRDSESKRLGVKKFGGEAVLAGNIIVRQRGTKWHPGANVGLGKDHTIFATTNGSVSFRTKANGRTYVSVDPIAEAAE comes from the coding sequence ATGGCACACAAAAAAGCTGGCGGTTCCTCGCGTAACGGTCGCGATTCAGAATCCAAACGCCTTGGCGTGAAGAAGTTTGGCGGCGAAGCTGTGCTCGCCGGCAACATCATCGTGCGCCAACGCGGCACGAAGTGGCATCCGGGCGCCAATGTTGGCCTCGGCAAGGACCACACGATTTTTGCAACCACGAACGGTTCTGTATCTTTCCGTACGAAAGCCAACGGCCGCACGTACGTATCGGTAGACCCGATCGCGGAAGCAGCAGAGTAA
- a CDS encoding GNAT family N-acetyltransferase — protein MVVEVLEEDCYDASSSERRDSYTDLSPGQAVGLATSLADDLAPDLAYELDCPVLVTERLVLRPPHVEDVDAISYLANNARVSGMLARMPHPYTRENAVDFVERVRKGEMGNCIYAITQAETGIFMGCCGIHAHKHGEGLEIGYWLGEPYWGHGFATEAAHALIDLAFRATAIERLHVSCRASNGGSRRVIHKCGFQFSSMGMADSLAAGNVPVERYVLDRRTWIGLRSWQS, from the coding sequence ATGGTTGTCGAAGTTCTGGAAGAAGATTGTTACGACGCAAGCAGTAGCGAAAGAAGAGACAGTTACACCGATCTGTCGCCCGGCCAGGCTGTCGGCTTGGCGACCAGTCTGGCAGATGATCTGGCCCCCGATCTGGCTTATGAACTAGACTGTCCTGTCCTCGTCACTGAAAGGCTGGTCCTGCGCCCGCCGCATGTCGAAGACGTGGATGCGATTTCCTATCTTGCCAATAACGCCCGCGTCTCCGGTATGCTTGCCCGCATGCCGCATCCATACACGCGTGAAAATGCGGTCGATTTTGTCGAGCGCGTGCGAAAAGGCGAGATGGGCAATTGCATCTACGCCATCACGCAAGCGGAAACCGGCATCTTTATGGGCTGCTGCGGCATTCATGCGCATAAGCATGGCGAGGGGCTGGAAATCGGCTACTGGCTGGGTGAGCCCTATTGGGGGCACGGCTTTGCCACCGAGGCCGCTCACGCCCTGATCGATTTGGCTTTCCGTGCAACTGCCATCGAGCGGCTGCATGTCTCGTGCCGGGCCAGCAATGGCGGCTCCCGCCGGGTGATCCACAAGTGCGGGTTCCAGTTCAGCAGCATGGGCATGGCGGATTCGCTTGCCGCAGGCAATGTGCCGGTCGAGCGCTATGTCCTTGATCGTCGCACCTGGATCGGGCTGAGAAGCTGGCAGTCGTAA
- the rplU gene encoding 50S ribosomal protein L21, whose product MFAVIKTGGKQYRVAANDLIKVEKVAGEAGDIVEFAEVLMVGSTIGAPTVAGAIVTAEVVEQGRARKVIAFKKRRRQNSKRTRGHRQELTTIRISEILTDGAKPSKKAAEKKAPKAAPKKAAAKAESAE is encoded by the coding sequence ATGTTCGCAGTCATCAAGACCGGTGGCAAGCAGTATCGCGTTGCCGCAAACGACCTCATCAAGGTCGAAAAAGTTGCTGGCGAAGCCGGTGACATCGTAGAATTCGCAGAAGTTCTGATGGTCGGCTCGACCATTGGCGCCCCGACCGTCGCCGGTGCTATTGTCACCGCCGAAGTCGTCGAACAGGGCCGTGCCCGCAAGGTCATCGCGTTCAAGAAGCGTCGTCGTCAGAATTCGAAGCGCACCCGCGGTCATCGTCAGGAACTGACGACCATCCGTATCTCGGAGATCCTCACCGACGGCGCAAAGCCTTCCAAGAAGGCCGCCGAGAAGAAGGCTCCGAAGGCAGCGCCTAAGAAGGCAGCAGCCAAGGCCGAGTCGGCTGAGTAA